From a region of the Streptomyces tirandamycinicus genome:
- a CDS encoding ABC transporter ATP-binding protein, whose amino-acid sequence MTIIDKTADVPAPRSGRENEGPLLEVRDLHVEFHTRDGVTKAVNGVNYSVSAGETLAVLGESGSGKSVTAQAIMGILDMPPGRIPKGEILFRGQDMLTMSAEERRALRGRKIAMIFQDALSSLNPVLSVGYQLGEMFRVHEGLSKKDAKVKAIELMDRVKIPAAAARVGDYPHQFSGGMRQRIMIAMALALEPDLIIADEPTTALDVTVQAQVMDLLAELQAEYNMGLILITHDLGVVADVADKIAVMYAGRIVETAPVHELYKRPAHPYTRGLLDSIPRLDQKGQELYAIKGLPPNLTRIPTGCAFNPRCPKADDVCRTDVPALHQVTEQDGTELPGRGSACHFWKETIHG is encoded by the coding sequence GTGACCATCATCGACAAGACGGCGGATGTCCCCGCCCCCCGCAGCGGCCGGGAGAACGAGGGTCCGCTGCTCGAAGTCCGCGACCTCCATGTGGAGTTCCACACCCGCGACGGCGTCACCAAGGCCGTCAACGGCGTCAACTACTCCGTCAGCGCCGGTGAGACGCTCGCCGTGCTCGGTGAGTCCGGCTCCGGCAAGTCCGTGACCGCCCAGGCGATCATGGGCATCCTGGACATGCCCCCGGGGCGCATCCCCAAGGGCGAGATCCTCTTCCGCGGCCAGGACATGCTCACCATGTCCGCCGAGGAGCGCCGTGCGCTCCGCGGCCGCAAGATCGCGATGATCTTCCAGGACGCGCTGTCGTCCCTGAACCCGGTGCTGTCGGTGGGCTACCAGCTCGGTGAGATGTTCCGGGTGCACGAGGGCCTGTCCAAGAAGGACGCCAAGGTCAAGGCCATCGAGCTGATGGACCGGGTGAAGATCCCGGCAGCCGCGGCCCGGGTCGGCGACTACCCGCACCAGTTCTCCGGCGGTATGCGCCAGCGCATCATGATCGCCATGGCGCTCGCGCTGGAGCCGGACCTGATCATCGCCGACGAGCCGACCACCGCGCTCGACGTGACCGTCCAGGCGCAGGTCATGGATCTGCTGGCGGAACTCCAGGCCGAGTACAACATGGGCCTGATCCTGATCACCCACGACCTCGGCGTGGTCGCGGACGTCGCGGACAAGATCGCCGTGATGTACGCGGGCCGGATCGTCGAGACCGCGCCCGTCCACGAGCTGTACAAGCGCCCGGCTCATCCGTACACCCGGGGTCTGCTCGACTCGATCCCCCGCCTGGACCAGAAGGGCCAGGAGCTGTACGCGATCAAGGGTCTGCCGCCCAACCTGACGCGCATCCCGACCGGTTGTGCGTTCAACCCGCGCTGCCCGAAGGCCGACGACGTCTGCCGCACGGACGTCCCGGCCCTGCACCAGGTGACCGAGCAGGACGGCACCGAGTTGCCCGGCCGCGGAAGCGCGTGCCACTTCTGGAAGGAGACGATCCATGGCTGA